The genomic DNA CGATGTACGATTGGTGCACGAGAATCGGATTCTCAAAATTCCCACGGGTGCCCTGGTGTCTGGGTGGACAGAGCGCGGCGTGCTGGTCGCGTTGTTACTTGGTCGCGGAAAAGTTTACGAGATGGTTGATACCGCAAAGGCTGTGTGGGCTTTTCATTACTTATACGTTCATTTGCACCCCGATGAATACAGTCGCCTGAAGGGTTTTTCGGGAAATGTGATTGATAGTTTGGAGGCTCTGGAAGATGCACACGCCATCCATACACGCACCAGAACGCAGTTGGATTATGTGCGTCCTGAAGGGTTACAACTTCCGGACACGGGTTATTGGCGTGTGTTGCTGGGGATTTTGCTAACGCCCAGGAGTGCATCCTTTCCGGGTAGTGGATTGCGCCGGCGTCGCTTTGAGGATGGGCGTGTGTGGACGACTTTTCCCAATGGGCGACAGCGCTGGCAGTATCCCGATGGGCGGGTGGAGGTGATATTGCCCGGGGGCGTGAAGAAAGAAACCCGATTTCCCGATGGACGGGTTGTATCTGGCTATGAACAGCAGGTGTCTCGTTTGACAGATGAGTCTGCGGTTCGCAATGGTGTAGCTGGCCGCGCGATGGAGCAACGCACTTCGGAAAGGGTGACGAAGATTTCGGCAGAGGTAATACCCGATGGCACTATAGTAACCCGCAAAAAAGAGGAAAATGAGCCTGCCATTCAGCCCGATGGGTATAGGATTGTGAAAGGGGAGGATGGTTCAAGTCGGGAGACATTTCCCGATGGGCGAGAGATCGAGCGTAATCGCTTTGGACAAAAGATCACCTCGTGGCCCGATGGTCGAAAAGAAGTGCGGATGCCAGTAGCATACAGTTATCCCAGTCCGTTGCGAACAGATCTCGCGGTGGTCAATTCGCTTCCAGACTCGGTTGCCGCAGGTGAAGAACTGACGGTTTCAGGACAGCTACACAGCGAGGTGGAAGATATATCTATCGCGGCCTTTCTCGCGCCCGATGGCAGTGTGATCAAAGGGGCTGTGCGAAGGCAGGGGCGGCGGTTTCAGGCGCGGTTTCGGTTTGGGGAGGTGGGACATTGTCGCGTACAGGTTCAGGTTGTCCTGCCCAAGGCACGCACCTTTACGGTTTCTCATCAGGCGGTGGTTGTTGGCAATCCCGAGAAGTTAGAAGACGAGGTTTTGACAATAGTCCCTTATCCGGGCGATGAGGCGGCTGAACAATTTTTGATTGATGAAATTAATGCGGCGCGAAGGCGGATCGGTCGTCAGGCTGTACTTCCACATCCCAATTTGATGCATGTGGCGCGCATCCGCCTCGAGGAAATGCTGGCTTTGGGTGAGGTATCCCACTTTTCTTTATCGGGATTGGATGTGATGTGGCATGTAACCACCCGACGCTTGCCTTTTTCTCAGGTGAGCGAAAATGTGGCAAACGGATATTTTGTCGAAACGATGCAGGCAAGTTGGATGTTAAGTGCGAGCCATCGTTCAAATATATTGGCGAGACACTGGACACATGTGGGGGTAGCTGTGGCAAAAGATAGGGGTATGGTATGGGGCGTTCAGGTGTTTGCACGGCAATAAAAGCGAGGTTTGGTGTGAATAAAAAACAGGCCGATGTGCCCGATTTACTCCAGATTGAAGGCGGGTTAAATTCAGGCGTGTCGCGGAAGGTGTCGCAACAAACCGGCGTTCCCGAAGCGCAGGTCTATGGCGTGGGTAGTTTTTTTGATTTGTTGACGGATACGGACAAAAAAGTGCGGGTATGTACGGGTTTGTCGTGTCGCATGGCGGGTGCAGATCAGGTGTTGCAGGCGATGGTAGATGCGGGTCTGCCCGCGATGGGGTGTTCGTGTCTGGCAGCTTGTGATCGTCCGCCTGCGGTGTTGCGAGACCGCGATGTGTTGCCCGCTGTATCGGTCGAGGATGTGGTGCGGGCAGATGGCGATTGGACGCGGCTCCTGCCAGAGATAGTGTCCAGTGGCAACTTGGGACATGTGGGACCAGAGGTGGATGATCCAGATACTATGGCGATCAATTTGTTGGGGCAGGCCGATTGGTCGGGCAAAGCGTTTGCTAAGGCCGCGAAGATGCGTCCCGAAGAAATTATCGAAAAAATAGAGATGTCGGGGTTGCAGGGGCGCGGTGGCGCGGGTTTTTCCGCGTCTTTTAAGTGGAATGCTGTGTGTTCAGAAAAAGAGACCACGCGTTATGTGGTTTTAAATGGCGATGAGAGCGAGCCAGGTACATTTAAAGACCGCGAGATTTTGATGCGTCGTCCCGATCTGGTTGTTGAAGGATTGGCGATTGCGGCTTATAAAATCGGGGCGAGAGATGTTTATTTGTACTTGCGGGGCGAGTTCGCATTTCCAAAGGCTGTGATGACAAAAGCAATTGCAGAGTTTGAATCACATAATATATTTCCCGATATCCGTTTTCACATGCACTCGGGGCAGGGTGCGTATATTTGCGGCGAAGAGACGGCACTTTTAGAGGCATTGGAAGGCAAGCGCGGAATGCCGCGTTTGCGCCCACCCTATCCCACAGAATACGGTCTGTGGGGAAAACCCACACTTATTCACAATGTGGAAACTATTGCGTGCGTGCCTTCGATTATTTCAAGAGGCGGCGATTGGTTTCGCAATTTGGGGCGCACAGAGGCGGGGTCAAAAGTGTATTGTATTAGCGGGCATGTCAAACGCCCCGGTGTCTATGAGTTGCCGCTCGGTGTGACTTTAGATGAGTTGGTCGAAGAGGCCGGCGGATATATTGGTACTCCGAAAGCGTTTAGTCCCGGGGGTGCGAGTTCGGGCTTTTTGCCGGCTAAATACAGGGACCAACCATTGGATTTTAAGACAATGGATGGGTTGGGTTCGCTGCTCGGCTCGGCCGGTGTTGTTGTGTTGAACGACACGGTGGATATAAAATGGTCAGTCAGTCAACAGTTGAGATTTTTTCACGATGAAAGCTGCGGCCAATGCGCCCCCTGTCGCATTGGCACGCGGTATTTACACGAGGCACTGGAAAATCGCATTTGCAATCGGGAACAGGGCCACAACCCTCACTTGCAACACGCAGCAGACGTGGCGTGGCAAATGAATGAGGGTTCGATATGTGGTCTTGGGCAAATCGCTTCTCTCCCCCTGACGAGTGCCCAAAAATTCTTCCCCGAGGAGTTTGATGAATAAATTGATATTGAACGGACAGACGATATGCTTTGCCGAAGGCGAGACCCTGCTGGACATTACATCTCGTCAGGGATTGGAAATTCCGACCCTGTGTCACGATCCGCGTTTAGAACCCGCGGGTGCGTGTCGCTCTTGTCTTGTGGAAGTTGATGGCGAGCGGTTGATGACGCCGGCCTGTGCGCGCATCGCACAAGACGGGATGGTGGTGACGACCGAGAATGAGCGTATTGATCGGCACCGCCAAACCCTGATGGCTTTGTACATGACTGATCATCCGCACGAGCGCGAAGTATCGGAAGTCGGTTCGCCGGATTTATTGCTGGATATGGCTGCCGAGTTCGATGCGCCAATGGATTGGGGATGGATGGAGCCGATGCGAGGAGATAGGGAGGATCGCAATCCCTATGTGGATTTTAATCCCGATACCTGTATTGCGTGTGCGCGATGCGTGCGCTATTGCGAGGAAATAGAAGGTGTTTCGGCTATTACTCTTGCGGGTAGAGGGTCACATACGACGATTTCTACGGTGGAAGAAAAATCTCTGCTGGATACGACGTGCGAGTTGTGCGGTGGATGTATCGATGTGTGTCCAACTGGTGCTATGAATGAAAAATTGCCACTGATGCGCGGGCAAAAACCCGAGCGCGAACTGGTAAAGGTGCGGTCAACTTGCAACTTTTGTGGGGTGGGCTGTCAGCTCGATCTCAATGTGGATTCAGAAGGTCGCGATGGCAAGGGGCAGATTGTAAAGGTGACGAGTCCTCCGCCGGGCACGACGACCAATGACGGCAATTTGTGTGTCAAGGGACGCTTTGCCTATGACTTTGTGCACCACAAAGATCGGTTGACTGAGCCGCTTGTGCGCGGTGAGGATGGTGTATTGTATCCAACTACCTGGGACGATGCGCTCGAAAGAGCAGCGGAAGGATTGTTGGGCGTTGCAGAGCGACACGGCGCAGATGCCCTGGGTTTTGTGAGTTCGTCGCGGTGTACGATGGAGGAAAATTTTCTCGTTCAGAAAATGGCGCGCGCGCTGTTTCGGGCAAATCACGTCCATCAGTGTGCGGCCACGTGACACGCGCCAACTGTGGCCGGTCTGGTCGAAACATTTGGTGCGGGTGCTATGACGAATTCAATTGGCGAGATACGCGATGTTGATTTTCTGTTTGTGATTGGCAGCAATACGAGCGAGGCACATCCGATTATCGCTATGGAAATGAAACGCGCGATTCGCAAAGGCGCGACCTTGGTTGTCGCCGATCCCAGGGCGATCTGGATGACGTCTATTGCGGAAAAGCATTTGCAACTCAATCCCGGTACAGATGTGTGGTTGCTCAATGCCATGGCGCATGTGATTGTGGCAGAGGATTTGATCGATCGCGAATTTATCGAAAATCAGACTGAAAATTTTGAGCAGGTCAAAGAGGCTGTCGCGTCTTATACACCCGAAAAGGCTGAAGAGATAACGGGTATTTCAGCAGATGATATTCGCTGGACTGCGCGGCAGTACGCTACGACGGAAAAAGCGGGTATATATTATACGCTGGGCATTACGGAACACGCACACGGTACGGATAATGTGTATGCGCTTGCAAATCTGGTTTTGATGACGGGGCATCTGGGCAAGCCATCGACCGGGATGAATCCACTGCGCGGACAGAATAATGTGCAGGGTGCGAATGACGCGGGTGCTACGCCGATGTTTTATCCGGGTTATCAGCGTGTGGATGATCCAGAAGTGCGGGCAAAATACGAAAAGTCCTGGGGTGTTCCGCTGTCCCCGGTGCCGGGTCTGAATCTCAATGAGATGATGAAGACGGTGGGGGAACAGATGCGCGGCTTTTTTGTGATGGGTGAAGATATTGTGTTGTCCGAACCCAATGTTCTCGAGTTGGAAAAGGGATTGAATAATGTTGATTTTATCGTGATGCAGGATGCGTTTATGAATGAGACGGCGCGTTTTGCCGATGTGATTTTGCCCGCAGCCGTGTTTGCCGAGAAGGAGGGTACGTTTACCAATTCAGAGCGCCGCATTCAGAGGGTTCGCAAAGCAGTTGATCCTCCTGGTGAAGCGCTTCCAGATTGGGAGATTCTGGTTATGCTGGCGAATAAGATGGGCGCGAATTGGTCGTATAAAGATCCAGCGGAAGTTTATGCCGAGATGGTTAAAGACGTTCCCCAATTTGCCGGTATCAGTCACGAGAAATTGGAAAAGATAGATCGCGTAGCAGGTGAAGAGAGCATAGCGGGCTTACAGTGGCCGTGCCCCGATGCGGATCATCCGGGTACAAAATTTTTACACGAAGATGGCATTTTGCGCGGTAAGGGATTGTTTATGCCCGTGCATTATATCCCACCGGCGGAATTGCCAGATGAAGATTACGGTCTTTTTCTTTCTACGGGACGCACGCTGTATCACTACAATGCCGCAACACAGACGCGCCGAGAGTCCGGGCTTGATGCGAAACAGTCCGAGGCTTTTGTAGAGTTGCATCCGAGCGATGCGCGGAAACGGGGTGTTCATCACGGGGATGTGGTGGAGGTGACGACGCGGCGCGGAAGTGTGCAGTTGCGGGCTATTTTGTCGCGGCAAGTGCGCCCGGGGTGTATCTGGATGCCCTTGCATTTCGCCGAGGCGCGCGCCAATGTGTTGACGAATGATGTTGGCGATGCGGTGACGGGGACAGCCGAGTACAAGGTGTGTGCGGCGGAGGTGCGATTGGTTGAGTCAATGCCCGATAATGAAACGTTCTTTCCGGGGAGCTATTACTACGAAGAGGGACCGGGGTTGCAGCGCGTGGGTGATTGAGTCAGGAGATAAAAAAGCCACTGTGATACTGTGAACTATACCTTTCTTTAGGATAAAGCTTCCTGCCCGAATCGCTCGGCGGTCTGCAGGGTCTCGCGCACATCGTCCCATGTCGTGGTGTGGTTGGCGATGCAGAGTCTGAGTGAAAATTTTCCATGCAGAAGCGTTGAGGATATGAAGGCTTTGTCTTCCCAAAAGATGCGGGCGAGTATTGTCTTGTTGATTTCTGCGAGTTCTTCCTCGTCAACAGCGGTATCGGCGGGGTTGACGCGGAAGCATACGATCCCCAGCGATGCGGGGTTTAACATTTCCAGGGTTTGACTTTCACGGACGTATGCCTCGGCGCGGGCAGCCAGTTCCATTCCCTTTGCTACGGCTCGCCGGAATGCGTCCATTCCGAAGGTTTGGATCGACATCCAGATCTTAAGAGCGCGTACCGAGCGGCTCAGTTGCAGGCCGCGATCCGAGAAGTTCGGGTGGTTCGCGCCCCATATTGTGTCCTGGAGAATGTCGTGGTGAACGCCGAAGGCGTTTTCAAGTGTACTCAGGTCTTTGACCAGCAGACAGCCAGCCTCATAAGGCTGGAAGAACCATTTGTGCGCGTCCAGGCCGATGGAATCAGCCCGCTCGATCCCGCGCAAGAGTTCCTTGCCCTGTTCGGTCACGACAGCGAAGCCGCCGTACGCAGCGTCAACGTGTAGCCATATACCTTCTGCCTCGCAGTAGTCTGCCATGGTTTCGATCGGATCAATAGTTCCGGTGCTGCTCGTTCCGGCATTGGCGCATACCGCAATGGGGTTGAATCCCGCTGCGCGGTCATCGGCTACAGCCTGTGCGAGTGCTTCCACGTCCAGGCGGAAGAGGTCGTCGCTCGGTGTCAGGCGTATGCATTCTGGTCTGACGCCGATGATCCTGGCTGCTCGTATGTGCGCGCTATGGCTCTGGTCGCTCATATAAACAGTGGCGCGTTCAGGGTGGCCCGCTGCTTCTCGCGCTGCGACGAGGGCGTTGAGGCTGGCTGCGGAGCCGCCGCTCGTCAAAAGCCCACCCGCGCTTTCTGGATATCCGAGCCATTGCCGCAACCAATCAATGACGACCAGTTCGAGTTGGCTCGGACCGCTTCCGACCAGCCAGGTGCATGCGTTGACGTTGTATCCGGCGGCCATGAAATCGGCCAGCACGCTGGGCCATGTGGGCGCCGATGGGATAAACGCGAAGCAACGGGGGTGGTCCAGTCGCATCGCAAATGGGAGGATTTCGCGTGCGGCCTGCTCAATGACTTCTACTGGGGGCCGCCCAGCTTCGGGCGGATCCTTCAGGAGTTGTTTCTCCAGTCCCTGCCTGAATTCTCCATCCCAGGCATTTTCCCCGGGCAAGGTCTCAGTTCGCGCCACCAAAAGCTCCGCGGCTTTGTGCGCGAGTTCAAGCATGAGTTCGGGGGCCATCTGGAGGCTGTTGCCCGTCTCGTCTGAAAGTTCTTGTTTTGTGTCTGATCTTCTTTCCATACCCCTTCTCATTCTTTCACCTTCGGATAAAAGCCCGAGAGGAAGGTTAATTCCATGCCGGTTTGTGAGTCAGTGATTGGGATGGCATAACTGATCTTGGGCGAGCCAATGGGATCTCCGGTTAATTCGCCATCACCATTCTCATCTACCGCCGGATTATCGAAATAATACGCGACAAAACCGCCACCTGCTGCGGCTGCAGCGATGAGTTCCTGGACGTATTTGACGCCATTGGGATCTTCAAAGTTAATCAGGTTTTGTCCCTCGAGATCTGCATTGGCTGCGTGATACACTATGACGCCCTCGCTGTTTAAAACTGCGAGGTAGATGGCTTCGTGTTTCCACCTGCCGCCCTCTTGTCTGAATTCTTCTGCGATGTCTTCGGAAAAGGGGAAGCTTTTCGCGTATTCTTTTGCGGCTCCGACAAATGATTTCAGGGTTTTCTTATCTACTACATCTCTGGCTGTGATCTGCTTTGTTGGCTCTTCCAGGGAGTATGAACCTTTCACCTGTGCTTTTCCGCCAATGGGTAAATAGAGTATGACCTTATAGCCTGCGTTAATTGGTATGCTGGACCAGGAGCCGATCTCGACTCCGTCCTGCGAAGCACGCGCCTGGTAATAACCATTGCCCGATGCGATTTCCACCAGTGTCTGACCTTTTTCATCGGTTGTGCCTGACCACTGATAGTCGGGTGCCTGTCCGGCAATGGAGCGCGAAAATTCTACGGTTGCACCACTTACTGGTGTGCCGTCACGAGACAGATTGACCATGACCACAGCCTGTGCTTTGTGATGGGCTACTGCCAATTTGCTCAGAGGACGACCAACCTGCTCTTCTGTTCCGATTTCTGACTGCGTTACGCGCTCGCCGCCGCAGCTCCACATCAGTCCTGAGGCAAGAGCTATGACAAAAATACTGCGAATATGGTTCATCACCGGTCCTCCCTTTGTTGCGTTTTTTCGGATTTTGCAAAAGTCTGCTATATGGTGTAAATGCAGTTTATGCTTAGAAACTCTATTTGTCAAATATGTTTGTGAGGTCCTTGAGTAAAATAAAAAAGCCGCGAATTATGCTCACGGCTTTTTAGCCTCCGTTTGTTGAATCTCATATTTATTTTACCAGAAGCAGCCGTCGAATGATGACGCTACTTGAATGTGCCAACCGATAAATGTAAACGCCGCTGGAAACTTCTCGGCCAAACTCGTCCTTGCCATCCCATCTGACCCGATACTGACCAGGTGCTTGACTGTCCTGTACCAAAACGCGAACCTGTTGTCCCAACGTGTTGTATATCGCCAGACTCACATGCCCTGCTTCGGGTATCTGGTAGGCGATTTGCGTAGATGGGTTGAAGGGGTTGGGTACATTGGGATGTAGGACGAGGTCCTGCATAGCCGTCTGAGCGCGATCACCTATGGGAAGGGTGAGCGTTGTTGGTTCTCCGCCGTTGATGGGAATGCTATTCCATGTGGCGAGCGTGTTTCCATCGGCGTCCTTTGCTCGGGCGAGGTAGTAGCCCGAGACGTCGCTATCAGATTGGATTTCGATGGTGGTGCGTCCTTCGGCATCAGTGGTGCCCTGCCACTGGTATTCGGGTGCGCGACCAGCAATGGATCGGGAGAATTCGACTGTGGCGTCTGCTACAGGCTGGTCGTTCTGGGTGAGGGTGATATTCAGGATAATGCGCTTGAGGTCTTTATAGAACCCGGCGCCGACGATATACTCCCCGCCACGGAACACAACGAGTTCGGCGTAGCTCACTTTAGGCGAACCGATGTCTTCATCTCCTTCTACCGCCGGGTCGTCGAAGTAATATTCGACATATCCGCCGCCCGCCTTTGCCACGTTAATGAGTTCCCGGATGAACTTAACCCCGTTTATATCCACCCGATCGAGACTGCTCACAAACCTGTGCTCTACCGACCGGTCGGCACCGTGAAAGTGCACGTAACCGTCCGTGGTGAAGACAAAGAAATAGACGGAGCCTTGTCTATAGGGACCGCCTTCTTCTCTGAAGAGATCCTGATTTTGCTGAAGCACATCAAGCCCGACTTGCTCTATGGCTTTTAGATAGCGGTTTCCCGTCCCCTGTACGAATGCCTTGAGGGTTTTCCGATCAACCACGTCGGCGGCTGTGACGTCGGGAGGAGGGATGAGGGACGGGTCGAACGGCGTTGCACTGGCATGCGAAACATCCTGGTAATAGCCGCCGATCAGGACCACCGTGGTTCCGGCTATTCCGGAGGTATAATTGACGGCGTAGGCGACCTTGGGGGTGTTCTCGTCTCCTTCCATTGCCGGGTCATCCCAGTAATACTCGACGTGGCCTCCGCCCATGTTAGCTGCTGCAATAAGGTTTTGTACGACTTTATTGCCGCGGGCGTCTTCGATGTCGTACAGATGCTTGCCGTTCGCGCTGATGTCACCGGCATGATGAAACACCGTGCCATCTGGTAACATGATGATGAGGTACGTGTTCCCGTGTTTCCAATCCCCCTCGATACTGATGCTGTGGAGATACGGCGCGAGTTCGTTGGGATCGGTAAAAGCTTCCGCATGTGATTTCGCATATAATACGAATGCCTCCAATGTCTCCGCATCTACCACTTCACTGGCGGTTATCTTCTGAGTTTGGGCTACTGCGGGCTGCACTACTGCGCAGAAGGTGAACAACCCCAGAATGATTACTGCTGTTAGACGTCTCATAACAATTCCTCCCTTTTTGAGTTGTGATACTGTGAACTTGCCTTGCTTATGGAGAATAATGATACGATTCCTTTCTGAAAAAAAGTAGATTTATTTATACAAACGTTTTCAATTCATTAATTTAATTTATGATACAAGCAGAAGCGCAAATCCAGGGTCCTCTGCTTTGAAAGGAGGAGTGAAAAAACAACCGCTCTCTTGTTGGGAAGTGCAAGAGAGCGGTTGAATATAGTAAGAAATGAATTGTTGATTGATTTCAGGACCTCACGGCGTGAACCGATAGACGATGGGCAATTGCGCGGGGTCTGTGATGTTCAAATCTGTGTGGTGATAGATGTTTATGCGCCCGGTGCCGCAGTCTCCAAATTCGTCGCAGGTGAGCGTGCCGAGGAGGCCCTGGAAGCCGGATGTATGATGGAGTTCCCTGCGCAGTGCGGCGCGATCGACATACAATTTCCCGTCATCTTCGCCCGCGACAATCTCGATGGCATTGAGCAGTAGCGTTGTGGCGTCGTAAGAGTGCGCCCAGTAAGGCGTGCCTGGAAATCCGCCATACGCGGCTTCATACGCGGCGAGCACGTCATCTACGCTTTTACCCGTTGTAGAATTGACATTTGTGCCGAGGTCCGTCTCAGGTCCCGCAGCGTAAATGCCCTCTGACTGCGGTTTGGCGAGGAACTCCGAATCAAGGAGAGCCGCACCCGCGATGAGTGTTGCGTCTTTCAGGCTGTCGTGTTCCCGCACTTGCTTGGCGAAAGGTATGCCTTCTTCGTCGAAGAGTGGGAAAAAGATGCCGTCTGGTGTGGCTGCTGCGAATTCCGCGAGGACAGATGTCATGTCCGTCTGTCCTTTCGCGATCCTGGCGGTGGCTGCAACTTCGCCTCCGATAGCGCTAAACGCATTGCCAAATGCGATGGTGAGGCCCATGGTGTACGGGTCGCCATCGTCGATGGCCGCCATGCGCCGCAGGCCCAATTCATTATAGGCGAAGTCGGCGACTGCCCGCGCCTGGTAGAGATCGTTGACCGATACGCGGAAGTAGCCGGGGTGATAGTCGGAACTCGCGTTGCCTGCGAGGTCGGATGTGAGTGCCGGCGAGGTGTTGGACGGCGAGATCATCACCAGTCCCGCCGCGCTGATTACTGGCGAGGCCGCCACTGCCGCACCCGAGCAGGATGTGCCGATGACGCCCAGTACCTGTGGGTCGGCGATGATCTGCTCCGCGCCCATGTGTCCGCCTTCCGGTCCACACCCGGTGTCTATTGACTCGCCCAGTTCGACCGCGTGACCGTGGATCAGGCCAAAGTCTTGCACAGCCAACTCAACGGCGTTTCGCGACGGCACACCGAGCGACGCCGCGATGGTAAGTGTGAGCAATGAACGGATTTGTACGGCTTCGCCCTCACCAATCACGACAAGGGAACGCATGGATGAACCGGTTACATGTGCCCTTCCTCCAATGGGCAAATCGAGCATGACTTCGTAGCCCGCGTTGATCGGAATGCTCGACCAGGAACCGATCACGACCCCGTCCTGAGAGGCACGCGCCTGGTAATAACCATTGCCAGATTTGATTTCCACCCATGCATGACCGTGGTCGTCGGTCGTGCCCGACCAATGGTAGTCTGGTGCCTGTCCCGCAATGGAACGCGAAAATTCTAAAGTTGCACCGCTTACTGGTGCGCCATCACGGTGCACAGTGGCTCTTACTATAGCCTGTACGGCATCTCCGTGCGCTACCAATTTGCTCAGGGGACGTCCAATTTGTTCGTCTGTCCCGGTCTCTGACTGCGTGACGCGCTCTCCGCCACAGTTCCACATCAGTCCTGCGGCGAGGGCTATAACAACTATAATGCGGATGTGTTTCATCACCGGTCCTCCTGAAAAACGTTGTGTGAAAATACTGTCTCGATAAAAGCCATGCCTAAAAATAGAAACCTCCCTGGAGAAAAAGCGTTGTATGAAAATGATGTCGATCACGCAAATGCCAGAGCTTTTCTGGCAGCTTGAGCCTGAGGTGAATTGGGATCGCGTCGTATGGCGCGATTCATGGCAATATACGCGCGCTCATCTCCCGCTTTAGCCAGTTCGAGGGCTTCTGCAAAACCTTTCTCTGAATAGCTGAGGTCGCGGGGTATGATGTGATTGTTCTGGTTTTGCCAGTAGTATTTGAGGTCGTCGCTTGCCCAGTCTTTGTACACGTCTTCCCAGGTGAGATTGTTGAAGATGTTCAGATGGGGTTCGAGCATGTGCTCGGATAGGGTGTCGCCGAGTTTTTGATAGCGGTTGTCGAGGGAGACGCGAAGGCGGTCTTCGGTGAGGTTTGGTAGAGCCTGGTGTACTGTGAGTGCGGGAAAGATCAGGGTATCGCCGATTTCGTAGTTGGTACTGTGCCATTGGCCTTCCAATTCGTCGGTGTGGATGCACAGGCTGCCCGCGCCGAGGGAGAAGTGGTGGTTCATCACGGCATTGATTTTGTGAGAGCCGGGCAATACGGCGAGGCCACCCAGTTCAATGGGACAGTCGCCAACAGGTGCCCAGCAGGTGTAGGTGTCGAAGTTGCCCTGAAAGTGTACAAAGTCCTGGTGAATCGGTGTGGTGTGCGCCGTGTATTTGGGAAACCACAGGCGAGCGACTTTGTGCGGATGCGGGAAGACAGGGCCATCCATTACTTTTTCGAGCAGGTCGAGAACTTCTGGTTCATGGGCGATGCGGTGAAAGGCTTCGAGTTTGTACACTTCGTGATATACGTCGGTGTATTCGGGGTCGCCTTCGGTACACTGTTTGGAAATATCGGCAATGCCATCTATGGGGTCGGTTCCCTCGACGAGCCACGGTGTCATTTTGTGGAGCATTTGTCGCCGCAATTCCCAGAGTTTGTCCGGGTTCTGTAATTTGCGAAAGAAGAGGTACCCTTCTTCTCGGATGCGCCGCCGCAACTCTTCCGAATCGTTGATCGCGTCGTTGGATACGCGCAATTCTACAATCTGGTCCGTCATGGCCTGCTCCTGGGTTAATAAGGAGATTTGGGCGATTTCTCTTCGGGGGAGTTGGTCTTCAATTTATAATTATAGGCTTTATATATTAGAATGCAACTTAAATTAGCAACGAGAGTTTTAATTTCTATAATTATTTTTAACTGACTGACAGGGCATCGCAAACTCTGTTTGCCAAATCTGTGCAAATCTTCGATAATTAATAGCGATACTCCGATGGTGCTAACTAACTGCTGAATTTGCCATGAATCCCAAATCTTCTCTTTTACCGCGTATTTCGGTGTTGCGACCCGTGTCCGTTACCATGTGCCTTGTCGCGCTGTTGGTACTGGGGGCGGTGGCGTATGTGCGTATGCCCGTCGAGATGATGCCCGATGGTTTGACACCGCCCTTTTTGGCTGTGTCTGTTGGGTTTCGCAATGCCTCTCCGCAGGAGACCGAGCAACAGATCACCCTGCCGCTGGAAGAGACGCTGCGTACCGTAAAGGGTATTAAGACCCTGCGTAGCTACAGCTCTCGGGGCGCACGCGTGCATATGGAATTTCGTCAATATACAGATATGGCGGCTGCGTACAATCAGGTTTCAGATCGGCTCGA from Gemmatimonadota bacterium includes the following:
- a CDS encoding ABC transporter substrate-binding protein, with translation MKHIRIIVVIALAAGLMWNCGGERVTQSETGTDEQIGRPLSKLVAHGDAVQAIVRATVHRDGAPVSGATLEFSRSIAGQAPDYHWSGTTDDHGHAWVEIKSGNGYYQARASQDGVVIGSWSSIPINAGYEVMLDLPIGGRAHVTGSSMRSLVVIGEGEAVQIRSLLTLTIAASLGVPSRNAVELAVQDFGLIHGHAVELGESIDTGCGPEGGHMGAEQIIADPQVLGVIGTSCSGAAVAASPVISAAGLVMISPSNTSPALTSDLAGNASSDYHPGYFRVSVNDLYQARAVADFAYNELGLRRMAAIDDGDPYTMGLTIAFGNAFSAIGGEVAATARIAKGQTDMTSVLAEFAAATPDGIFFPLFDEEGIPFAKQVREHDSLKDATLIAGAALLDSEFLAKPQSEGIYAAGPETDLGTNVNSTTGKSVDDVLAAYEAAYGGFPGTPYWAHSYDATTLLLNAIEIVAGEDDGKLYVDRAALRRELHHTSGFQGLLGTLTCDEFGDCGTGRINIYHHTDLNITDPAQLPIVYRFTP
- a CDS encoding phytanoyl-CoA dioxygenase family protein; the encoded protein is MTDQIVELRVSNDAINDSEELRRRIREEGYLFFRKLQNPDKLWELRRQMLHKMTPWLVEGTDPIDGIADISKQCTEGDPEYTDVYHEVYKLEAFHRIAHEPEVLDLLEKVMDGPVFPHPHKVARLWFPKYTAHTTPIHQDFVHFQGNFDTYTCWAPVGDCPIELGGLAVLPGSHKINAVMNHHFSLGAGSLCIHTDELEGQWHSTNYEIGDTLIFPALTVHQALPNLTEDRLRVSLDNRYQKLGDTLSEHMLEPHLNIFNNLTWEDVYKDWASDDLKYYWQNQNNHIIPRDLSYSEKGFAEALELAKAGDERAYIAMNRAIRRDPNSPQAQAARKALAFA